From a single Prochlorococcus sp. MIT 0603 genomic region:
- a CDS encoding AAA family ATPase: MTKKPKLSTDQSNALEEFIYWLEKKVVEGPFLLSGFAGSGKTYLARKFLKIVEDKSICWTVAAPTHKAVGVLRNALEKEGLRPTWHPSTLHRLLRLKLQRKGDLEICERTDQTEKSLDQIGLVLIDEASMIDSKLLEIVITCAYIYKTRLVFIGDPAQLPPVGEKSSPVFLINRATKSHLSEVIRHKGELLKLASVIRERTFPCIQPPCFSSGESKHGVIGALDQKSWLEKAKSSLRMAALSDQPDAARILCYTNSFLERLVPHARRAVHGEMADQMSVLPGEILISRRAVMTAASIESNGVEEEPGILFGSNTEIVVEEVSNEIFNCSDIDFEIEYEVEIPQLHILVAKVRASSSKSVIRLMPEIGTNSRFLLEDLMRNLCDKAKTLPKKEARLFWRNYFHLRDSFAFVGPASVLTVHRSQGSTFEKVFVASDVFWAKDISLRRQLAYVAISRASKEVWLAGDNSLKLLNNPWTNSII, encoded by the coding sequence GTGACTAAGAAGCCTAAATTAAGCACAGATCAGAGTAACGCTCTTGAAGAATTTATTTATTGGTTAGAGAAGAAAGTTGTTGAAGGGCCTTTTTTACTTAGCGGATTTGCGGGAAGTGGAAAAACATATTTAGCTAGAAAATTTTTGAAAATTGTAGAAGATAAAAGTATTTGCTGGACAGTAGCCGCTCCTACTCATAAGGCTGTTGGTGTTTTACGTAATGCTCTTGAAAAGGAAGGATTAAGACCTACATGGCATCCATCTACCCTACATAGACTCTTAAGATTAAAGTTGCAGAGAAAAGGCGATCTAGAGATATGTGAGAGAACAGATCAAACTGAGAAATCTTTAGATCAAATTGGACTGGTATTAATAGACGAAGCTTCGATGATAGATAGCAAGCTTTTAGAAATTGTAATTACTTGTGCCTATATTTATAAAACACGCTTGGTTTTTATAGGAGATCCAGCTCAACTTCCACCTGTCGGTGAGAAAAGCAGCCCTGTCTTTTTGATTAATAGAGCAACAAAATCCCATCTGAGCGAGGTGATTAGGCATAAAGGGGAATTACTTAAACTGGCTAGTGTAATTAGAGAAAGGACCTTCCCTTGTATTCAACCCCCTTGCTTTTCTAGCGGTGAATCTAAACATGGAGTAATTGGTGCATTAGATCAAAAAAGCTGGCTGGAGAAAGCTAAATCATCGTTAAGAATGGCTGCTCTAAGTGATCAACCAGATGCAGCTAGGATCCTTTGTTATACCAATAGCTTTTTAGAAAGATTAGTTCCTCATGCAAGAAGAGCTGTCCATGGGGAAATGGCAGATCAAATGTCAGTCTTGCCAGGTGAGATTTTGATTAGTCGAAGAGCTGTGATGACTGCAGCATCTATAGAAAGTAATGGTGTAGAGGAAGAGCCAGGCATCCTATTTGGATCAAATACTGAAATTGTTGTTGAGGAAGTAAGCAATGAGATCTTTAATTGCTCAGACATTGATTTTGAAATTGAATATGAAGTTGAGATTCCTCAACTTCATATTTTAGTGGCAAAGGTCCGAGCAAGCTCTTCTAAGTCAGTTATTAGATTAATGCCAGAAATTGGCACAAATTCCAGATTCCTTTTGGAGGATTTGATGCGTAATTTATGCGATAAGGCAAAGACATTGCCCAAGAAAGAAGCTCGTCTCTTTTGGAGAAATTATTTTCATCTAAGAGATTCATTTGCTTTTGTTGGCCCTGCTTCTGTCTTGACTGTTCATCGAAGTCAAGGCAGCACATTCGAGAAAGTCTTTGTTGCTTCAGATGTCTTTTGGGCTAAGGATATTTCTTTGAGACGACAATTGGCTTATGTAGCAATATCAAGAGCAAGTAAAGAGGTTTGGCTTGCTGGAGATAACTCACTTAAGCTGTTAAATAATCCTTGGACTAATAGTATTATTTGA
- a CDS encoding divergent PAP2 family protein produces MNLSDQIIPLPLTELLDNSVLFWSLLACGAAQFSKLFVELIFNRQWRPSVLLETGGMPSSHSALVTGTASGVGLELGFDHPAFAIASTLSFIVMYDASGIRKSAGMIASRVNDLPAENWPSFPESPLKESLGHSRLEVFIGSLIGPAVALPGMIFFGSPLHLLQEFGLTLG; encoded by the coding sequence ATGAATCTTTCTGATCAAATAATTCCATTGCCTTTAACTGAATTGCTTGACAACTCAGTTCTGTTTTGGTCCCTATTGGCTTGTGGCGCAGCACAATTTTCCAAATTGTTTGTTGAATTAATATTTAATCGGCAATGGAGACCATCAGTCCTTTTGGAAACAGGAGGAATGCCTTCTAGTCACTCTGCACTTGTAACAGGAACGGCTTCTGGGGTTGGCTTAGAGCTTGGTTTTGATCACCCAGCCTTTGCAATTGCCTCTACACTTTCTTTTATTGTCATGTATGACGCTAGTGGGATTAGAAAATCTGCTGGTATGATTGCCTCTAGAGTTAATGACCTTCCAGCTGAGAATTGGCCATCCTTTCCTGAATCCCCTTTAAAGGAATCTCTTGGACATTCTCGCCTAGAGGTATTCATTGGCAGCCTAATTGGCCCAGCTGTTGCATTGCCTGGGATGATATTTTTTGGTTCACCTCTTCATTTGTTGCAAGAATTTGGATTGACCTTAGGGTGA